Proteins encoded by one window of Vampirovibrionales bacterium:
- the priA gene encoding primosomal protein N', with protein MKSACPHDAAAPNALPDGRTEAGLLRRVGVLIDSEARALDGRSFTYYAPPHLAQAAQVGMAVLAPFGRQAALNGLVIEVDPPQENGPPRALREIEDVLCDEPLFDAADLDFWRWIAAYYASPLASVIACALPAGLLRKIRREIALVPDAVIPEMALSALSALDPDAAALLRFLQARDKGFTPRYLASSLKYSPTRLARALHTLAGRGWACAQTRMTSGVASSRPIQRVTLYEPSDPGATLAPEADSALKALQAAGGAMWKRELQAVSGVNARALALLVKAGRARIDALPPMAALWPPEPVDREDRKETPLTLNRDQRAAVETVMSCPPDALPWLLYGVTGSGKTEVYLELCARTLAEGRSVMILVPEIALTSQIARRFVRRFGWDTVTLWHSDLAEGERLQAWNQLRRGERRVVIGARSAAFLPMASLGLVILDEAHDGSFKQESPAPRYHALTLAQERARRCGARLILGSATPDVAHYWRAYNDDRLLTLPSRAAGRAMARATLVDMRVEPLARKGGVISLTLRNALEETLGRGEQALVLMNRRGFHTLIQCGGCGHVFQCPSCAVSLTAHENGRVTRCHHCGYQGLAPQYCPHCASMAVIQRGAGTQRVAAELATLLPQARILRLDSDVMSRRREAQSILDGFAAGQADVLVGTQMVAKGLDIPNVTLVGVIQADSAFSLPDYRASERGFQLLTQVAGRAGRGEKPGMALLQTLNPEHPVVQLAQAQDYDAFFEHERVMRQAYGFPPFSQLFRLIVSGEDEAAVQRFGVALAANLQARGLAEASPEAPASLLGPAPCVIARLQDRARYHLLIKSRGGPAFHERLTAFIAACRPPAELRLLLDVDAQSLL; from the coding sequence ATGAAGTCTGCTTGCCCTCATGACGCCGCAGCGCCAAATGCTCTGCCCGATGGTCGGACAGAAGCAGGCCTGTTACGGCGCGTGGGCGTGCTGATTGACAGCGAGGCCCGCGCCCTCGACGGCCGCTCGTTTACTTACTATGCGCCGCCGCATCTGGCGCAAGCGGCGCAAGTGGGCATGGCCGTGCTGGCGCCGTTCGGGCGTCAGGCCGCGCTGAATGGGCTGGTAATTGAGGTAGATCCGCCTCAAGAAAACGGACCGCCGCGCGCCTTGCGCGAGATTGAGGACGTCCTGTGTGACGAGCCCCTGTTTGATGCGGCGGATTTGGACTTCTGGCGCTGGATTGCCGCTTATTACGCCTCGCCGCTGGCCAGCGTCATCGCCTGCGCTCTGCCCGCCGGTCTGCTGCGCAAGATTCGCCGTGAGATTGCCCTGGTCCCGGACGCGGTTATCCCGGAGATGGCCCTGAGCGCCTTGAGCGCCCTCGATCCCGATGCGGCCGCTCTGCTGCGCTTTCTGCAAGCCCGCGACAAGGGCTTTACGCCGCGATATCTGGCTTCTTCGCTCAAATACTCGCCGACGCGACTGGCGCGCGCGCTTCATACGCTTGCCGGCCGCGGCTGGGCGTGCGCCCAAACCCGTATGACATCGGGTGTTGCGTCCTCGCGGCCCATTCAGCGGGTAACGCTTTACGAGCCGTCCGACCCCGGCGCGACGCTGGCGCCGGAGGCGGATTCTGCCCTGAAGGCTTTACAGGCGGCGGGCGGCGCGATGTGGAAGCGCGAGCTGCAAGCCGTCAGCGGCGTAAACGCTCGCGCGCTGGCGCTTCTGGTAAAGGCCGGGCGCGCCCGTATCGACGCCTTGCCGCCGATGGCCGCCCTCTGGCCGCCTGAGCCCGTCGATAGGGAGGATCGCAAAGAGACGCCGCTTACGTTGAATCGGGATCAGCGCGCTGCCGTGGAAACCGTGATGAGTTGCCCGCCGGACGCCCTTCCATGGCTTCTGTATGGGGTGACGGGTTCTGGCAAAACCGAGGTCTATCTGGAGTTGTGCGCCCGCACGCTGGCCGAAGGCCGCAGCGTGATGATTCTGGTTCCTGAGATTGCGCTGACGTCCCAGATTGCGCGGCGCTTCGTGCGGCGTTTTGGCTGGGATACCGTCACGCTGTGGCATAGCGATCTCGCTGAAGGCGAGCGCCTGCAAGCGTGGAATCAACTGCGGCGCGGCGAGCGGCGGGTGGTGATTGGCGCGCGCTCGGCGGCCTTTTTGCCGATGGCGTCGCTGGGGCTGGTGATTCTCGACGAGGCGCACGACGGCAGTTTCAAGCAGGAATCCCCCGCGCCGCGCTATCATGCGCTGACGCTGGCGCAGGAGCGCGCCCGCCGATGCGGCGCCCGGCTCATTCTGGGGAGCGCCACGCCTGATGTCGCTCATTACTGGCGAGCGTACAACGACGATCGCCTGTTGACGCTGCCTTCTCGGGCCGCCGGACGCGCCATGGCCCGCGCCACGCTGGTGGATATGCGCGTAGAGCCCTTGGCCCGAAAAGGCGGCGTCATCTCCCTGACCCTGCGCAACGCGCTGGAAGAGACGCTGGGGCGCGGCGAACAGGCGTTGGTGCTGATGAACCGGCGCGGCTTCCATACGCTGATCCAGTGCGGCGGCTGCGGGCACGTGTTTCAGTGCCCGTCATGCGCGGTGTCGCTGACGGCGCATGAGAATGGGCGCGTCACGCGTTGTCATCACTGCGGGTATCAGGGGCTTGCGCCGCAGTATTGCCCGCACTGCGCCAGCATGGCGGTGATTCAGCGTGGGGCCGGAACCCAGCGCGTGGCAGCCGAACTGGCGACGCTGTTACCGCAAGCCCGTATTTTGCGTCTCGATAGCGATGTCATGAGTCGGCGTCGCGAAGCCCAGTCGATTCTGGACGGTTTTGCCGCCGGTCAGGCCGACGTGCTGGTTGGCACGCAGATGGTCGCCAAAGGGCTGGATATCCCCAATGTCACGCTGGTGGGCGTGATTCAGGCCGACAGCGCTTTTTCCTTGCCCGATTATCGCGCCTCGGAGCGGGGATTTCAGCTCTTGACCCAAGTTGCCGGGCGGGCCGGACGCGGTGAGAAGCCCGGGATGGCTCTCTTGCAGACGCTGAACCCGGAGCATCCGGTCGTGCAACTGGCGCAGGCGCAAGACTACGACGCGTTTTTTGAGCATGAGCGCGTCATGCGGCAAGCCTATGGCTTTCCGCCTTTTTCCCAGCTGTTTCGGCTGATTGTCAGCGGCGAAGACGAAGCCGCAGTACAGCGCTTTGGCGTGGCGCTGGCGGCGAATCTTCAGGCGCGCGGATTGGCTGAGGCATCGCCCGAAGCCCCGGCCTCGTTACTGGGTCCTGCGCCCTGCGTCATTGCGCGGCTACAGGATCGCGCGCGTTATCACCTGCTGATCAAAAGTCGCGGCGGGCCAGCGTTTCACGAGCGACTCACGGCGTTTATCGCCGCCTGTCGTCCGCCCGCAGAGCTTCGCCTGTTGCTGGATGTGGACGCGCAATCGCTGCTCTAG
- the lepA gene encoding elongation factor 4 yields MTDALIRNFCIIAHIDHGKSTLADRLLEATATVDKRVMKAQFLDTLELEQERGITIKLQAARMTATYQGQTYALNLIDTPGHVDFSYEVSRSLQACEGALLVVDASQGVEAQTLANVYMALENNLEIIPVINKIDLPAADPERVRREIEEVVGIDASQAILASAKTGEGIQEILAALIERVPPPLIQTQKPLRALVFDSYFDSYLGVITYLRVVDGALRKGDRIRFMENGRVFDVTEVGVMSPFRSARPELLSGEVGYMAASIKEMGYFVGDTVTTVEGGSHDALPGYKKAVPMVFCGMYPVDNDDYADLKESLEKLKLNDASIAFEPESSEALGHGFRCGFLGLLHMEIVQERLEREFGMSLITTAPSVVYHVHTTRGEMIEVDNPAKLPDPQKRDFIEEPYVKLDIFAPREYVGNLMDLAQERRGEFMGMNYLDEKRVTLHYELPLNEMITDFYDQLKSRSKGYASMDYHFSGYRRSNLVKLDILVSGEPVDALSTIVHHDKARNVGHALAVKLKDIIPRQLFEVPIQAAIGGKIIARTTVSAMRKNVLDKCYGGDISRKRKLLEKQKAGKKRMKSVGRVEIPQEAFMAVLKLSDGPGGN; encoded by the coding sequence ATGACTGACGCCCTGATTCGTAATTTCTGCATTATCGCCCATATCGACCATGGCAAGTCCACGCTGGCCGATCGCCTGCTGGAAGCCACCGCCACGGTGGATAAACGCGTCATGAAGGCGCAATTTCTCGATACGCTGGAACTGGAGCAGGAGCGCGGCATCACCATCAAGCTGCAAGCCGCGCGCATGACGGCGACCTATCAAGGCCAGACCTACGCTCTGAATCTCATTGACACGCCCGGGCACGTGGATTTCAGCTATGAAGTCTCGCGCAGCCTTCAGGCCTGCGAAGGCGCGCTGCTGGTTGTCGATGCGTCGCAGGGCGTCGAAGCCCAGACGCTGGCCAACGTCTACATGGCGCTGGAGAATAACCTGGAAATTATCCCGGTTATTAACAAAATTGACCTGCCCGCCGCTGACCCTGAACGCGTGCGGCGCGAAATCGAGGAAGTCGTTGGCATTGACGCCTCTCAGGCCATTCTCGCCAGCGCCAAGACCGGCGAAGGCATTCAGGAAATTCTCGCCGCACTCATTGAACGCGTGCCGCCTCCCCTGATTCAGACCCAAAAACCCCTTCGAGCGCTGGTTTTTGACAGTTACTTCGATTCGTATCTGGGCGTCATCACCTATCTTCGGGTCGTGGATGGCGCATTACGCAAAGGCGACCGTATTCGCTTTATGGAAAACGGCCGCGTCTTCGACGTGACCGAGGTTGGCGTGATGAGCCCCTTTCGATCGGCCCGCCCAGAACTGCTCTCCGGCGAAGTGGGCTATATGGCGGCTTCTATTAAAGAGATGGGCTATTTTGTCGGCGATACGGTCACGACGGTGGAAGGCGGCTCGCATGACGCCCTGCCTGGCTACAAAAAAGCCGTCCCGATGGTGTTTTGCGGCATGTATCCCGTCGATAACGACGACTACGCCGATCTCAAGGAATCGCTCGAAAAGCTCAAGCTCAATGACGCCAGCATCGCCTTTGAGCCGGAAAGCTCTGAGGCGCTCGGCCATGGCTTTCGCTGCGGGTTTCTGGGCCTGCTCCACATGGAGATCGTCCAGGAGCGCCTGGAGCGTGAGTTTGGGATGTCGCTCATTACCACGGCGCCCAGCGTGGTCTATCACGTCCATACCACGCGCGGCGAGATGATTGAGGTGGACAATCCGGCCAAGCTCCCCGACCCGCAAAAGCGCGATTTTATTGAGGAGCCCTACGTCAAGCTGGATATTTTTGCGCCCCGCGAGTACGTCGGCAACCTGATGGATCTGGCTCAGGAGCGCCGAGGCGAGTTCATGGGCATGAACTACCTCGACGAGAAGCGCGTGACGCTGCATTATGAGCTGCCCCTCAACGAAATGATCACCGACTTCTATGATCAGCTCAAATCGCGCTCGAAGGGCTATGCTTCCATGGACTATCATTTTTCGGGCTACCGGCGCTCAAATCTGGTCAAACTCGATATTCTGGTGAGTGGCGAGCCTGTGGACGCCCTCAGCACCATCGTCCACCACGATAAGGCGCGCAACGTCGGGCATGCGCTGGCCGTTAAGCTCAAGGACATCATCCCGCGCCAATTGTTCGAGGTGCCGATTCAGGCGGCCATTGGGGGCAAGATTATCGCCCGCACGACGGTCAGCGCCATGCGCAAGAACGTGCTGGACAAGTGCTATGGCGGCGATATCAGCCGCAAGCGCAAGCTACTGGAGAAGCAGAAGGCCGGCAAGAAGCGCATGAAGTCCGTCGGTCGGGTGGAGATCCCGCAGGAGGCCTTTATGGCAGTGCTGAAGTTGTCGGACGGCCCAGGCGGCAACTAG
- a CDS encoding sigma-70 family RNA polymerase sigma factor, translating to MEPGGYGPAIAEADPGDPDDETPPPPPEPNDGDDRVEIAEEEDATADAGPSAADDSVKMYLQQIGRVKLLSPDAERDLARRISEGDEEAKAALVQANLRLVVSIAKKYIGRGLSFLDLIQEGNLGLIRAAEKFDYRRGFKFSTYATWWIQQAITRGIADKSRTIRLPVHMIETIGKLKKVTRELTHELGRTPTKEELAQRMDISLGKLRLALKATQSTISLEAPLYAKDDHSKIGDLLVDDSSESPDLRVSQESLMHEIEKVLTTLRPREKDVLELRFGLKDGNKRTLEEIGQLFGVSRERVRQIETRALNKLRKMCRNSRAVKSLKNYLNQ from the coding sequence ATGGAGCCCGGAGGGTATGGTCCGGCCATCGCCGAGGCCGATCCCGGCGATCCGGATGACGAAACCCCGCCCCCGCCGCCAGAGCCCAACGATGGCGACGATCGCGTGGAAATCGCCGAAGAGGAGGACGCCACCGCCGATGCCGGGCCTTCCGCCGCTGACGATTCCGTCAAGATGTACCTCCAGCAGATTGGCCGGGTCAAGCTGCTAAGCCCGGACGCTGAGCGCGATCTCGCCCGGCGCATCTCAGAAGGCGACGAAGAGGCCAAGGCTGCGCTGGTGCAGGCCAATTTGCGCCTGGTTGTCAGCATCGCCAAGAAGTATATCGGGCGCGGGCTGTCCTTTCTGGATCTGATTCAAGAGGGCAATCTGGGTCTGATTCGCGCCGCCGAGAAGTTTGACTACCGGCGCGGCTTCAAGTTTTCGACCTATGCCACCTGGTGGATTCAACAGGCCATTACGCGCGGCATTGCGGATAAGTCCCGAACGATTCGCCTGCCGGTGCACATGATTGAGACCATCGGCAAGCTCAAGAAGGTTACCCGCGAACTCACCCATGAGTTGGGCCGCACGCCGACCAAGGAAGAACTGGCTCAGCGTATGGATATCTCGCTGGGCAAGCTGCGTCTGGCTCTCAAGGCGACGCAATCGACCATCAGCCTCGAAGCGCCGCTTTATGCCAAGGACGATCATTCTAAAATCGGCGACCTGCTGGTTGATGACTCCAGCGAGTCGCCCGATCTGCGCGTCTCGCAAGAGAGCCTCATGCACGAGATCGAAAAAGTCCTGACTACGCTGCGTCCGCGGGAGAAAGACGTGCTGGAGCTTCGCTTTGGCCTGAAAGACGGCAACAAGCGCACGCTGGAAGAAATTGGCCAGTTGTTCGGCGTCTCGCGCGAACGCGTGCGCCAGATCGAGACCCGCGCCCTCAATAAGCTGCGCAAGATGTGCCGCAACAGCCGCGCCGTCAAAAGCCTCAAGAATTACCTGAATCAGTAG
- a CDS encoding response regulator transcription factor, which translates to MTATVLLVEDHQMTLMGLKLLLERDAHVRVVGEASNGADAVRLAKQTRPDVILMDIGLPEMDGIEATQRIKADQPATRVIMLTSKDNERDVFAALAAGADAYCMKGISPEALSIAIGAVHEGTAWLDPAVARMVLSRFSGESPAAPGQTPVVPMSGAALNPDCPLTPREMEVLKLIVDGLSNPEIADALVITKATAKAHVHSILQKLCVDDRTQAAVLAMRQGFV; encoded by the coding sequence ATGACCGCAACCGTGCTGCTGGTGGAAGACCACCAGATGACCCTGATGGGGCTGAAACTGCTGCTAGAGCGCGATGCGCATGTTCGCGTGGTGGGAGAGGCCTCTAATGGCGCTGATGCCGTTCGTCTGGCCAAGCAAACCCGCCCCGACGTGATTCTCATGGATATTGGCCTGCCGGAGATGGACGGCATCGAGGCCACCCAGCGCATTAAGGCGGATCAGCCCGCCACGCGCGTGATTATGCTGACCTCCAAGGACAACGAGCGCGACGTCTTTGCGGCGCTGGCCGCCGGGGCTGACGCCTACTGCATGAAGGGCATCTCGCCCGAGGCGCTGTCGATCGCCATTGGCGCCGTCCATGAAGGAACCGCCTGGCTTGATCCCGCAGTGGCGCGCATGGTATTGAGCCGCTTTAGCGGCGAATCGCCCGCTGCGCCGGGACAAACGCCGGTCGTCCCCATGTCCGGCGCCGCCCTGAACCCTGACTGCCCCCTCACCCCGCGTGAGATGGAAGTCCTCAAGCTGATTGTCGATGGCCTGTCCAACCCGGAAATCGCCGACGCGCTGGTGATCACCAAGGCGACGGCCAAGGCGCATGTGCATAGCATCTTACAGAAGCTGTGCGTCGATGATCGCACCCAGGCCGCCGTGCTGGCCATGCGCCAGGGGTTTGTGTGA
- the uvrB gene encoding excinuclease ABC subunit UvrB encodes MRDAPFQLVSEFPPAGDQPQAIARLIEGIELGHEAQTLLGVTGSGKTFTMASVIAQLNRPALIMSHNKTLAAQLYNEMKQFFPRNAVEYFISYYDYYQPEAYIPRTDTYIEKSASINDEIDRLRHSATRSLFERRDTIVVASVSCIYGLGLPENYFNAALRLAVGQTIEREEILKTLVRNQYERNDLEIGRARFRVRGDVIEVQPVYEERLIRVELFGDEVERLRVVDVVSGQTLEEPSEVVIYPAMHYVANSEDVQDACAAIERELDDRLRALHELGKLVEAQRLMQRTRRDLESIRQLGYCPGIENYSRIFERRPPGSPPRTLVDYFPDDFLLFIDESHVTLPQLRGMAHGDRSRKDTLIDYGFRLPCARDNRPLTFDEFGERIGQRVFVSATPSPYELGASTQVAEQIIRPTGLVDPQVRILPTAHQVDALHEEILARAARDERALITTLTKRMAEDLCEYFEALNVRVRYLHSDIKPIERIEILRDLRLGNFDALIGVNLLREGLDLPEVSLVAIMDADKEGFLRSESSLIQTIGRAARNVGGEVLLFADRITDSMQRALDETQRRRDRQIAHNETHGITPTTIQKDITNDLLTLMGAGAAEREEARSAERLKQEAQAVARDRLPDLIEQLTHQMREAARMLEFERAAAFRDQLMALKAVAAQAPS; translated from the coding sequence ATGCGAGACGCGCCGTTTCAACTGGTCAGTGAATTTCCGCCAGCGGGCGATCAGCCTCAGGCGATTGCGCGGCTGATCGAAGGCATTGAGCTGGGTCACGAAGCCCAGACGCTCCTAGGCGTCACGGGATCCGGCAAGACGTTCACCATGGCAAGCGTCATCGCCCAACTGAATCGCCCGGCGCTGATTATGTCTCATAACAAGACGCTCGCCGCCCAGCTCTATAACGAGATGAAGCAGTTCTTTCCCCGTAATGCGGTGGAATACTTCATCAGCTACTACGATTACTACCAGCCGGAAGCCTACATCCCGCGCACCGACACGTATATTGAGAAGAGCGCGAGCATCAACGACGAAATTGACCGTCTTCGCCACTCGGCTACGCGCAGCCTTTTTGAGCGCCGTGACACGATTGTGGTGGCGAGCGTCAGTTGTATCTACGGCCTGGGCTTGCCAGAAAACTATTTTAACGCCGCCTTACGTCTGGCGGTCGGGCAGACCATCGAGCGCGAGGAGATTCTCAAGACGCTGGTGCGCAACCAGTACGAGCGCAACGATCTGGAAATCGGCCGGGCGCGGTTCCGCGTACGCGGCGATGTGATTGAGGTCCAACCCGTTTACGAAGAGCGCCTGATTCGCGTCGAACTGTTCGGCGATGAGGTCGAACGCCTGCGGGTGGTGGACGTGGTGAGCGGCCAGACGCTCGAAGAGCCGTCGGAAGTCGTGATTTATCCTGCCATGCACTACGTCGCCAACAGCGAAGACGTGCAGGACGCCTGCGCCGCCATCGAACGCGAACTCGACGACCGTCTGCGGGCGCTGCACGAGCTGGGCAAACTCGTCGAAGCCCAACGCCTGATGCAGCGCACCCGGCGCGATCTCGAAAGCATCCGTCAGTTGGGCTATTGCCCTGGCATCGAGAATTACAGCCGCATCTTTGAACGCCGCCCGCCCGGCAGCCCGCCGCGCACGCTGGTGGATTATTTCCCTGACGACTTCCTGCTGTTTATCGACGAGTCGCACGTGACGCTGCCGCAACTGCGCGGTATGGCCCACGGCGACCGCTCGCGCAAGGATACTCTTATCGATTACGGCTTTCGCCTGCCCTGCGCCCGTGACAATCGGCCCCTGACCTTCGACGAGTTCGGCGAGCGCATCGGTCAGCGGGTTTTTGTCTCCGCGACGCCGTCGCCTTATGAGCTGGGAGCTTCTACGCAAGTCGCCGAGCAGATTATCCGCCCCACGGGGCTGGTCGATCCGCAGGTGCGCATCCTGCCCACGGCTCATCAGGTCGACGCCTTGCATGAGGAGATTCTGGCGCGGGCCGCGCGTGACGAGCGGGCGCTGATTACCACGCTCACCAAGCGGATGGCGGAAGACCTCTGCGAGTATTTCGAGGCCCTGAACGTGCGCGTACGCTACCTGCACAGCGATATCAAGCCGATTGAGCGCATTGAAATCCTGCGGGACCTGCGGCTGGGGAATTTCGACGCCCTGATCGGCGTTAACCTGCTGCGCGAAGGCCTCGATCTGCCAGAAGTCTCGCTGGTCGCCATTATGGACGCTGACAAAGAAGGCTTCCTGCGCTCGGAATCCAGCCTGATTCAGACCATTGGCCGCGCCGCGCGCAACGTCGGCGGCGAGGTGCTGTTGTTCGCCGATCGCATCACCGACAGCATGCAACGCGCGCTGGATGAGACCCAGCGGCGGCGCGATCGCCAGATCGCCCATAACGAGACGCACGGCATCACGCCGACCACCATCCAGAAAGACATCACCAACGATCTGCTGACGTTGATGGGGGCCGGGGCCGCCGAGCGCGAAGAAGCCCGCTCCGCCGAGCGGCTGAAGCAGGAAGCTCAAGCCGTCGCCCGCGATCGCCTGCCGGATCTGATCGAGCAGTTGACGCATCAGATGCGAGAAGCCGCCCGGATGCTGGAATTCGAGCGGGCAGCCGCCTTTCGCGATCAGCTCATGGCTTTAAAAGCCGTGGCCGCGCAAGCGCCGTCCTAA